Below is a window of Leisingera sp. S132 DNA.
CGGCGGGGTCCGTCAGGAATTCGCGCATCCGCTCGCGTACGGGGCCGGCACCGCCTTGGGGCTGAAGAAAGCGGCAGTTGCGCCCCAGAACCTCATCCGCGCCATAGCCGGTCAGCGTGCAGAACGCGCTGTTGACCCCGGTAAGCGGGCTGTCCGGCTGGGTGGAATCCGCAAGCGTCAGCGCAACGCTGCTGCGTCCGAAAATGCTGAGGAGGGCGTCAAAGCCGCTGTGATCGTTGAAGAATGCGGGCATGGCGGCATTCTGATACCAGCAGAGGAGAGTCGCAACAAAAAGGAGCGTTCCCGAAGGTAAGCTTCGTTCACGCCCTCTGGTCTGCGGCAGGCCGCTTGGCACTGCCAGGCCGCGGCGGCGCGGACCGTCAGCCCTGGGTGAACAGCTGGTAGCCCGGATGGGCAACCGCGCTGAGGCTGGTGATCGGGGCCTCGCCGATCCAAGTGGTGCGCTCCATTACAAACAGCGCATCCCCGGGCTTGCTTTGAAGTATCCCGCTGTCGCTGTCGGTGCCGGGGCGGGCATAGAGGCGCAGGTCGCAGCGGCTGTAGGGGCGGTTGCGGACCAGCCATTCGTTGGCGCTTTCCCGGGTCAGGTCCACCGAGGTGATCTCCGGCACGGTTTCCAGGCAGATCCAGCGGTCCTCGAAAATATAGGGGCGGCTGTCGGCCAGGTGCAGGGCCTCGACGCGCAGCATCGGGCGGGCTTCGGGCAGGGCGAAGTTGGCCATGATGGCCGGGCTGGACGGCTGCACGGATTGCCGGATCAGCTGGTAGCCGTAGGTGCTGCCTTTCTGCTCGACTTCAAGCCGGGTGATCGGAATGTTGAGCGTTGCCCGCGTCACCGGGTCGCGCCGCACCATGGTGCCGCCCTTGCGGCGCCGTTCCACCAGGCCGCTTTGGGCCAGGTCGCGCATTGCCCGGTGAACGGTGGAGCGTGCACAGCCGAAGCGGGCGGCGAATTCCTCGTCCCGCGGCAGCTTGTCCCCCGGCCCGTAGGTGGAGTTCAGGATCATCTCCCGGATGCTGTCCCGGATGCTCACCCAGGAATGCCGCTGCTTGTCCGTCATCGTCCTCCCCAGGCCAAACGGGAAAATGCGCTGCGCCGCTCCATATTGCATTCTGCGCGGAAAGGCGAATTGAACCCGCGCAACCGTGATTGACATTAATATGTAGCTACATATTAATGTAAAGCGCGTACAAAAAACCGATATCTGCGCTGCCGTGCGCGGCCCGCAGCAGATGCACCGACAGACGGAGGACTGGAGACATGGAAAGACGCGCATTCTTGAAAGCAGGCGCAATGGGCGCGGCTGCGGCCACGCTGGCCAGCCCGGCCATCGCTCAGGGCAAGATGCAGTGGAAGATGGTCACGGCCTGGCCCAAGAACCTGCCGGGACCGGGTGTGGCGGCGCAGATGCTGGCCGACCGGATCACCACTCTTTCGGGCGGCCGGATCGAGGTGAAGCTGTTTGCCGCGGGTGAACTGGTGCCGGGCCGCGGGGTGTTCGACGCGGTGTCCGAAGGCACGGCTGAGTTGTACCATGCTGTTCCGGCATACTGGGGCTCCAAGTCCAAGGGCATTCTGCTGTTCGGCTCGCAGCCGTTCGGCCTGCGCGCGGATGAGCAGTTCGGCTGGCTGTACCACGGCGGCGGCCAGGCATTGTATGACGAGATGTACGGCCGTTTCGGCATCAAGCCGTTCCTGTGCGGCAACTCCGGCCCGCAGTGGGGCGGCTGGTTCAAGACCGAGATCAACTCTGCCGAAGACCTGAAAGGGCTGAAGTTCCGCACCACCGGCCTGGCGTCGGAAATGGCCTCGAAACTGGGCATGGCGGCAGAGGCCACCAGCGGCCCGGCGATGTTCCAGGGCCTGCAGACCGGCGCGCTGGACGCGGGTGAGTTCATCGGCCCCTGGACCGACAGTGCGCTGGGCTATTACCAGGTGGCCAAGAACTATTACTGGCCCGGTGTGGGCGAGCCGTCCTCGGCTGAGGAATGCGGCGTCAATGCCAATGCCTTTGCCGGGCTGCCCGATGATCTGAAACAGGTCGTGTCGCTGGCCTGCGAGAGCCTCTACAATCCGGTCTGGACCGAATACACCACCAAACACGCGCTGGCCCTCAAGAAGATGGTCGACGAGGACGGTGTGCAGGTGAAGATGTTCCCTGAGGACGTGATCGCCGCAATGGGCGCTGCCGCCAAGGAAGTGATTGCCGAACTGCAGGAGGACGAGGATGAGCTGGTGCGCCGCATCACCGAAAGCTTCCTGGCCTACCGTGACAGCGTGGGCGGCTACATGAGCTATGCCGACAATGGCCAGATGAATGCCCGTGCCTCGGTGATGGGTTACTGATAGCGGCAAGACAGCCGGCGCCTGCAGCAGCGGGCGCCGGTTTTTGATGGGGAGAGCAGGATGCAACGGGTTGCAGATGCGCTGGACGGTGTGAACCGGGGGCTGGCGCATGTGGTGCGCTGGCTGGCGCTGGTCATGGTGCTGGCGCAGTTCGCTATCGTGGTCGGGCGCTATGTGTTCGGGGTGAACTCGATCGCCGCGCAGGAGAGCGTTCTCTATATGCATGCCACCCTGTTCATGCTGGCCGCGGGCTACACTCTGCTGGTCGACAAGCATGTGCGGGTCGATGTGTTTTATGCCGGCCTCAGCCGCAGGGCGCAGCGCCGCATCGATATCTTCGGCCACCTGTTTTTGCTGCTGCCCTCGATGGCGGCGCTGCTCTACTGGTCCTGGCCGTCGGTGCGCAATTCCTGGTCCATCCTCGAAGGCCCGCTGGCAGTTGGCGGCATTGAGGCCGTATTCCTGCTGAAATCGCTGATCCCGGCCTTCTGCGTGCTGGTGATGCTGCAATCTCTGGCGCTGCTGATCCGCCTGCTTTCCGAAGGTGACGCCTGATGACCGCCTATCTTGACCTGATCATGTTCGCCGCATTGATGGCGGCGATCCTCATGGGGTTTCCGGTCGCTTTCTCCATTGCCGGTGTGGCGGTGATCTTTGCCTATCTCGGTTGGGTGCTGGGGGTAATGGACATCTCGCTGCTGGGGGCGCTGGGCCAGCGGGCATTCGGCCTGCTGAGCAACGAGGTGCTGATCGCCATTCCGCTATTCGTGCTGATGGGGGCAATCCTGGAGAAAAGCCGCATCGCGGAAGAGCTCTTGGACACCATGGGGCGGCTGTTCGGCCAGCTGAAGGGGGGCTTGGGTATTTCGGTGGTACTGGTTGGGGCGCTGCTGGCGGCCTCGACCGGGATTGTCGGCGCGACCGTGGTGGCGATGGGGATGATCGCCCTGCCAGCCATGCTGCGCGCAGGCTATGATCCGCGGGTGGCGTCAGGCATTGTGTGCACGGCCGGCACGCTGGGGCAGATCATCCCGCCTTCAACGCTTTTGATCATCCTGGCGGATGTGATGTCGAACGCCTACCAGCAGGCCCAGTACGAACAGGGCAAGTTCTCAGTCGAGGCGCTGTCGGTGGGCCAGTTTTTTGCCGCGGCGCTGGTTCCGGGGCTGGTGCTGGTGCTGCTCTATCTTCTCTACATCCTGATCCGCGGCCTGCTGCGGCCGCAGGACATGCCGTCGGCGCCGGCCGGGGCGGTCCGCCCGGCACGTGCCGAAATCGTGCGCGCGGTGGTGCCGCCGGTCCTGCTGATCTTTGCCGTGCTCGGCGCCATCCTGGGCGGTGTTGCCACCCCGACGGAAGCGGCATCGGTGGGCGGCATCGGCGCCCTGCTGATGGCGGGCGCAAGGGCAGGCGGCCCGGCGCCGCTGATCCTGTTCGGTGCGGCGGCCCTGATCCTGCTGGGGATCCTGTCCGGTGTGCATCCGGTGCGGCTGCAGCGCAGCGACCTGGGCGCCGGCGATCTGGCAGCGGGCGTTTTCTATGCGCTGCTGGCGGGCGCAGGGGGTATTGCCATCCTGGCGGCCCTGCGCAGCGGGCTGCAGAAACGCATCCTGCATGACGCCGTGACCTCAACCGCTACGATGACGGCGATGATCTTTGCAACCATTCTGGCGGCTGGCATGTTCTCCCTGGTTTTCATCGGGCTGGGCGGCGAGGAGCGGGTGGCGCATTTCCTGGGCAGCATGCCCGGCGGCCCGACCGGTGCGCTGCTGTTCTGCATGCTGTTCATCTTTGTGCTGGGCTTCTTCCTCGATTTTGTCGAAATCTCTGTCATCGTGCTGCCGCTGGTGACGCCGGCCCTGATCCTGATGGGCCATGATCCGGTCTGGCTGGGCATCCTGATTGCGATCAACCTGCAGACCAGTTTCCTGACGCCGCCCTTTGGCTTTTCGCTGTTTTACCTGCGCGGCGCCGCGCCCAAGGAAGTCACCACCCGCCAGATTTACCAGGGGGTGGTGCCGTTCATCGGGTTGCAGGCGGCGGGCGTTCTGCTGGTCTGGCTGTTCCCCGGTCTTGCCACCTGGCTGCCGGCCGCAATTTTCTGACAAGGGAAACGGATTGCAGATAGGAGGGCTGTGCGGAGAATAACCTGCGCGTCGTCCGCATTCGCGCTGCCGCGGTACGCATTACTGCGGAGGCGCGGGGAAGGCCTGCCCCTGGTGGCCAAGGCAGGTTTCCATTTCCGCCTGCATGTTTTCGATGGCGTTGCACAGCTGCTCTGCGAATGCCTTGGAGGTCAGCGACTGGGTGGCGTAGCCCGGCGTCAGGATCGATACGCCGGTTCCGATTCGCGGGCGGAACCTGCGAAACACCAGATCCTTCGTGGTCTGCCGCTGCTGCAGGCAGCTGTAGGCAGTGATCATGTCGCAGATCATGTAGCAGATGCCTGCCGCAACAAATTGCAGGCCAGGTGCCCAGGTGCGCAGCTCCAGCCGCTTGCGGAACCGGCAGCCGCTCCGGTGAAAGGCGGCCTCTGTCCGCACTGTCAGCGGGTGCTGATCGAACAGCACCGCCATCGGTTTGCCGTCCAGGTCCTGCGGGGTGATTTCCGCGGCAGCGGCAAGCGGGTCGCTGGCAGGGACGACGCAGACGCATTCCAGATCGAAATCCATCTGCCGGACTGAGGGGCGCGGGGCCGGGGTCTCGGCAAAGCCGATGTCGAACTGCTGCGACGCGATCAGGTCCTCGATCACGTCGGAAGACCGCATGATCAGTGCCGCCTCAAGCTCATCCTTGCCTTGCAGAAAATCCGTTAGAATCCGCGGCATGAACAGCCCGGCTGCCGCCGGATGGCAGGCGACACGCAGCTTGCCGGCCTCGTGGCTGCGGATCTTGCTGACCGTGCGCTCGACCCGTTCGATGCGCTCCAGAACGGTCTCGCACTCCTCGAGAAAGAACCGGGCCTCCGGCGTCGGGATCAGCTTGCCCTGCTCACGTACGAACAGGCTGAAGCCCAGCTCGCCCTCCAGCGTGGAGATCATCGTGCTGACGGCGGGCTGGGTGCGCCCGACGGTGCGCGCGGCCTGAGAGATGGAGCCGCTGCGCATGACCTCGCGGAAGGTGAAGATCTGGCGGATCGAGAAGTTCATGGCTGGGGTATCAAGACAGTTTATGGAGTCACAGATATTTTGAAATTGATCTTATGCCCCTTGTCCAGCCAAATCCACCAAACCCGGTGCGGGGACGCCGGAAGGAGGATAGATGGACACATTTTCGAAGTATCTGCTGACCGGGCTGATCTGCCTGGTGGCCCTGGGACAGTTCGTGCAGGTGGTCACCCGCTATCTGCTGCAGATCCCGGTGATGGGGCTGGAGGAGACCATGCTCTACCCGACCATCTGGCTCTACATCCTCGGCGCTGTGAACGCCTCGCGCGAGGACACCCACATCCGCGCCAACGTGCTGGAGATCGCCATCAAGACAGAGCGCGGCCACACCGTGCTGGCAATCATCGGTGAAGTCATCAGCCTGACCGTCGGCCTGTGGCTGCTGAGCTGGGCCTGGGAATACACCCAGTACGCCTGGCGGGTCTGGAAGGAGAGCCCGACGCTCTACCTGCCGACATTCTATTCCGAAGTGGCACTGGCAGCCGGTCTGGCGCTGATGATGCTCTACACCGCAGTGCACCTGCTGCGCCACATCAATGCCCTGCGCGCCGGAGCCGCAAAATGATCGAGATCGCCCTTCTTGCCATCGCCGTCCTGGTGCTGACCCTGACCCTTGGCGTGCCGCTGCCCTACTGTTTCGGGGCCGCCCTGATGATCATGTATTTCCTGGGTGATGTGACCATGAAGGGCATGATGCTGTGGGGGTCCCAGCAGCTGGGCAACCCGGTGCTGCTGGCCATTCCTCTGTTCGTGCTGGCTGGCACCATCATGTCGGCCAGCGGCATCGCCGCCTCGCTTTTGAACTTCGTCAACGCCTTCATCGGCCATGTCCGCGGCGGACTGGGCGTAGTGGCCGCGGTCAGCTGCGCCATTATCGGCGCGATCTCCGGTTCCGGCCTGACCGGCATCGCCGCCATCGGCCCGCTGCTGATCCCCGAGATGGAAAAGCGCGGCTACCCGCGGGAATATGCAACGGCGCTGATTGCCAACTCGTCGATTCTGGGCCTGCTGATCCCGCCGTCGGTGACCATGATCGTCTATGGCTGGGTGACCGATACCTCGATCCTTGCCTGTTTCCTGGCGACCCTGGGGCCGGGCCTGCTGATTATGTTCAACTTCTCAGCCATGAACCTGTGGATGAGCCGCAAGTTCAACCTGGTGCTGGATGATGCGCCCACCTTCTCCCAGCTGGCAGGCGATGTGGCCAAGAAGGGCTTTAACGCCACCCCGGCGCTGCTGATGCCGGTGATCATCCTGGGCGGTATTTACGGCGGCATCATGACCCCGACTGAAGCCGCCGCGCTGTCGGTGATCTATGCGCTGCCGGTTGGGTTCTTCATCTACAAGGGCCTGAAATGGGACAGCTTCCTGGAGGCTGGCAAGGAGGCCGCGACGGCCGTGGGTGCGATCATGGTGATGATCCTGTTCTCGATGATCCTGAGCCAGATGTTCGTCTATGAGGCGATCCCGCAAAAGATGGTCAGCGCGATCTTCGAAGTTACCGAGAACAAGGTGCTGCTGCTGATCTTCATCAACATCCTGCTGTTCCTGGTCGGCATGGTCGTGAACGACGTCACCGCCATCATCCTGATTGCGCCGCTCTTGCTGCCGCTGATGCAGGCGATCGGCGTCAGCCCGGTGCAGTTCGCCGCGATCATGGGCGTCAACACCGCGATGGGCGGCGTCACACCGCCCTATGCCTCGATCCTCTACCTTGGGGCGCGGATCGGCAACGTGAAGGTCACCAAGGTGATCCCGCCCGCAATGATCCTGATCCTGACAGGCTATGTGCCGGTGGTCTTCCTGACCTCGCTGTGGCCCGACCTGTCGCTCTTTCTGCCGCGGTTCTTCGGCTACTGACCCCATCCCTGACATACACCTGACACCCTACGGAGGAGACTACCCATGAAACACTTTCTGACCGGCACCGCTGCTGCTGCCCTGATGTCGCTGGCGGGCCTCGCCCAGGCCGCGGACCTGAAGATGAGCCACGTGCGCCCGCAGGACACCACCATCGACAAGGAGCTGCGCGCCTTTGCAGCCCAGGTGGACGAGGCCACCGGCGGCGATGTCTCGATCAACATCTTCCCGGCCTCGGCGCTGGGGGATTACACCACCGTGCAGGAGCGCATCAGCGTCGGCGCCATCGACATGGCGACCCAGCCGGCCGCTGCCGCCGCAGACCGCCGGATGCAGATCAGCTCCTTCCCCTATCTGGCCAACAATTGGGATGAGGCCCGCAAGATCTACGGCCCCGGCGGCGCGGTGCGCGGCGTGATGGGAGAGCTTTACGCCAAGCAGGACATCACCATGCTGGCGGCCTATCCGGTTTATTTCGGCGGCATTGCGCTGAACACCGACGCGGTCAGCCCCGGCGACCCGTCGCAATCCAATGGCATCAAGGTGCGGGTGCCCGGCATCAAGAGCTTCCAGCTGACCGGCGAGGCGCTGGGTTACATCCCGTCGCCGATCCCCTTCTCCGAGGCGTTCACTGCGATCCAGACCGGCGTGGTTGACGGCGTAATCGGTTCCGGCGCCGAAGGCTATTACGCGTCCTTCCGCGATGTGACCAAGGCTTATGTGCCGGCCAATACCCACTTTGAGGTCTGGTACATGATCATCTCCAACGGCTCGCTGTCTGAGCTGGACGCCGAAGATCAGGAGGCGCTGAAAGCCGCCGCGGCGGAGTTCGAGGCGCAGCGCTGGACCGTCGCCGAAGAGGATCAGGGCAAATGGGAGCAGCGGCTGGCGGATGAACTGGGGGCCAAGGTGGTGGATCTGAGCGCCGGCGAACTGGCCGCGATGGCCGCCAAGGTGCGCGCGGATGTCTGGCCGGTGGTTCTGGAAGACGTTGGCGCCGACTGGGGCCAGGGCATTCTTGACCAGATCGGCAAGTAATCCCGTATCAAGGACAGGGGCGGCTTTGCGCCGCCCCGCAACCGCAGCCAACCCCGGAGAGGCGGCAGGATGGAAGCAGACTATGCAGTGATCGGCGGCGGCGTTGTCGGCCTGTCGGTGGCCTGGGGGCTGCTGAGGCGCGGCAAGCGCGTCACGGTGCTGGACGGCGATGACGGCGCCCTTCGGGCCAGCCGCGGCAACTTCGGCCTGGTCTGGGTGCAGTCCAAGGGCATGAAGCAGCCGCGCTACGCCAGCTGGAGCCAGCAGTCCGCCGCAGCCTGGGGCGGGTTTGCCGCCGAGCTGGAAGACGGTACCGGCCGCTCCGTCGTGCTGCAGCAGAACGGCGGCTACGATCTGCATTTCTCCGAGGAGACGCTTTACGCCACTGTGGCGCAGTACGATGCGCTGAAGGACAAGCTGGGCGGCAACTACCCGTATGAGGTTCTGGGCCGCAATGCGCTGAGCCGCGAGGAGCCGCATATCGGCCCCAAGGTGGCGGGCGCGATCCTGCATCATCAGGATGGCCACGCAAACCCGCTGCGGCTGCTGGTATCACTGGCAGAGGACGTGCGGCGGCTGGGCGGCACGGTTCTGAACGGCAAAACCGTCACCGGGGTATCCAAGCCCGATGCCTTCAAGGTCCAGTGCAGCGACGGCACCGTGGTTACGGCGGGCAAGGTTGTGCTCTCGGCAGGCCTTGGCGCGATGGAGCTTGGCCCTAAGCTGGGCTTCAAGGCGCCGGTGCGGCCGCAGCGCGGCCAGGTGCTGATCACTGAGAAGATGCCAAAGCTGATCAACCGTCCCTCGCTGATTGCCCGCCAGGTGGACGAGGGCGGCATTCAGATCGGCGCCACCAACGAGGAGGTCGGGCTGAATGACGGGGTGACGCAGCCGGGCCTGTCAGGCTTGGCCGCCGAGGCCATCGCGGCCTATCCGGCTCTGGCGCGCGTGCAGCTGGTGCGCAGCTGGGGCGCCCTGCGCATCCTGTCGCCTGACGGGCTGCCGATCTATCAGGAAAGTCCGGAACTGCCGGGCGCTTACCTCGTCACCTGCCACAGCGGCATCACCCTGGCCGCGGCCCATGCGCTGTTCCTGCCCGACTGGCTGGAAGGCACTGCGGCCGCCCCGGATCTGGAGGTGTTCAGTGAAGAGCGTTTCCCCGTTTCTTGAGCTGGCAGGCGAGGGCCCCCGCGTGCGGGTCTGGTTTGACGGCGAGCCGCTGGACCTGCCCGCAGGCGCCAACCTGGCCGCCGCGCTGCTGGCCGCTGGCGTGCAGGTGTTCCGCCACACCCCCGTCTCAGGTGCGCCGCGGGCACCGTTCTGCATGATGGGCGCCTGTTTCGACTGCCTGGTGGAAACCGGCGGCCGGGTGCAGCAGGCCTGTATGCTGGAAGTGGAAGAGGGCATGCGGATTGCCCGCCCGCATGAAGCGGAGGCTGGCAATGCAACGGTTTGACCTGGCAATCATCGGCGCCGGTCCGGCAGGCATGGCCGCCGCATCCGAGGCCGCGCAATTGGGCCTGAGCGTCGCCCTTCTGGATGAACAGAACCGACCCGGCGGGCAGATCTACCGCGACGTGGACCGCGCAGGCGGCCCGCGCGGTGCCATTCTTGGGCAGGAGTATCTGCATGGGGCAACCCTGACAAAAGGCTTGCGTCATTCGGCGGTCACCCATCTTTCCGGCGCTGTTGTCTGGGCCATCGAGGACGGTTTCCGCATTTCCTTCACCCGGCATGGCCGGGCCGGGCAGGTGGACGCGGAACGGATAATCCTGGCCACCGGCGCGCTGGAGCGTCCGATGCCGGTCCCTGGCTGGACCCTGCCGGGTGTGATGACCGCAGGCGCCGCGCAGATTCTCCTGAAGCAATCCGGCGTCTTGCCGCGCCGCGCCGTGCTAACCGGCAGCGGGCCGCTGCTTTACTTGATCGCAGCGCAGATGGTGCGTGCCGGCACGCCGCCGCTGGCGCTTGTGGAGACCCAGGCCGCGGCCGGCCTCATGGCATCCGCCCGCCACCTGCCGGGTGCGCTGCGCGGCTGGCGCTATCTGGCCAAGGGGATGAAAATGCTGGCGGAAATCAAGCGCGCCGGTGTGCCGCGCTATACCGGTGCGGCGAACATCGCGGTAACGGGCAGCACCCGGGCGGAAGCCGTGTCCTTCCGCAGCAAGGGGCAGGCGCACAGAATCGCGTGCGATACCGTCCTGCTGCATCACGGGGTGGTGCCGAACACCCAGGCTGCCCGCTCCATCGGGGTGCCGCATGCCTGGTCCGAAGCGCAGCAGTGTTTTGTGCCTGAGACTGGAAAATGGGGTGAGACCGGCAGGGACGGTGTCCTGATTGCCGGGGACGGTGCCGGTATCAGCGGCGCCATCGCGGCAGAATTTGCCGGGCGGATCGCCGCGTTGAAAGCGGCAGAGGAGCTGGGCCGGATCACATTGCAGGAGTGCGACCGTCTGGCCGCACCGCTGTTCAGCCGCCGCAGCCGGGAAGCCTCTGTGCGGCCGTTTCTGGATGCGGCCTATCCGCCCTATGCAGACGCATTGCGGCCTGCGGACAGCACCATCGTCTGCCGCTGCGAGGAGGTCACTGCGGGGGACATCCGCAGCTATGCCAAGCTTGGCTGCCTGGGGCCGAACCAGGCCAAGGCCTTTGGCCGCGCAGGCATGGGGCCGTGCCAGGGCCGCTATTGCGGGCTGACCGTGACCGCGCTGCTGGCGGAGGCCAACGGGCAGACGCCGGATGAAA
It encodes the following:
- a CDS encoding NAD(P)/FAD-dependent oxidoreductase, yielding MQRFDLAIIGAGPAGMAAASEAAQLGLSVALLDEQNRPGGQIYRDVDRAGGPRGAILGQEYLHGATLTKGLRHSAVTHLSGAVVWAIEDGFRISFTRHGRAGQVDAERIILATGALERPMPVPGWTLPGVMTAGAAQILLKQSGVLPRRAVLTGSGPLLYLIAAQMVRAGTPPLALVETQAAAGLMASARHLPGALRGWRYLAKGMKMLAEIKRAGVPRYTGAANIAVTGSTRAEAVSFRSKGQAHRIACDTVLLHHGVVPNTQAARSIGVPHAWSEAQQCFVPETGKWGETGRDGVLIAGDGAGISGAIAAEFAGRIAALKAAEELGRITLQECDRLAAPLFSRRSREASVRPFLDAAYPPYADALRPADSTIVCRCEEVTAGDIRSYAKLGCLGPNQAKAFGRAGMGPCQGRYCGLTVTALLAEANGQTPDETGYYRIRPPIKPVTLGELAAMEDPSANAAE
- a CDS encoding TRAP transporter small permease subunit; protein product: MQRVADALDGVNRGLAHVVRWLALVMVLAQFAIVVGRYVFGVNSIAAQESVLYMHATLFMLAAGYTLLVDKHVRVDVFYAGLSRRAQRRIDIFGHLFLLLPSMAALLYWSWPSVRNSWSILEGPLAVGGIEAVFLLKSLIPAFCVLVMLQSLALLIRLLSEGDA
- a CDS encoding LysR family transcriptional regulator; translated protein: MNFSIRQIFTFREVMRSGSISQAARTVGRTQPAVSTMISTLEGELGFSLFVREQGKLIPTPEARFFLEECETVLERIERVERTVSKIRSHEAGKLRVACHPAAAGLFMPRILTDFLQGKDELEAALIMRSSDVIEDLIASQQFDIGFAETPAPRPSVRQMDFDLECVCVVPASDPLAAAAEITPQDLDGKPMAVLFDQHPLTVRTEAAFHRSGCRFRKRLELRTWAPGLQFVAAGICYMICDMITAYSCLQQRQTTKDLVFRRFRPRIGTGVSILTPGYATQSLTSKAFAEQLCNAIENMQAEMETCLGHQGQAFPAPPQ
- the dctP gene encoding TRAP transporter substrate-binding protein DctP, with product MKHFLTGTAAAALMSLAGLAQAADLKMSHVRPQDTTIDKELRAFAAQVDEATGGDVSINIFPASALGDYTTVQERISVGAIDMATQPAAAAADRRMQISSFPYLANNWDEARKIYGPGGAVRGVMGELYAKQDITMLAAYPVYFGGIALNTDAVSPGDPSQSNGIKVRVPGIKSFQLTGEALGYIPSPIPFSEAFTAIQTGVVDGVIGSGAEGYYASFRDVTKAYVPANTHFEVWYMIISNGSLSELDAEDQEALKAAAAEFEAQRWTVAEEDQGKWEQRLADELGAKVVDLSAGELAAMAAKVRADVWPVVLEDVGADWGQGILDQIGK
- a CDS encoding (2Fe-2S)-binding protein; translation: MKSVSPFLELAGEGPRVRVWFDGEPLDLPAGANLAAALLAAGVQVFRHTPVSGAPRAPFCMMGACFDCLVETGGRVQQACMLEVEEGMRIARPHEAEAGNATV
- a CDS encoding TRAP transporter small permease, producing the protein MDTFSKYLLTGLICLVALGQFVQVVTRYLLQIPVMGLEETMLYPTIWLYILGAVNASREDTHIRANVLEIAIKTERGHTVLAIIGEVISLTVGLWLLSWAWEYTQYAWRVWKESPTLYLPTFYSEVALAAGLALMMLYTAVHLLRHINALRAGAAK
- a CDS encoding FAD-binding oxidoreductase, with translation MEADYAVIGGGVVGLSVAWGLLRRGKRVTVLDGDDGALRASRGNFGLVWVQSKGMKQPRYASWSQQSAAAWGGFAAELEDGTGRSVVLQQNGGYDLHFSEETLYATVAQYDALKDKLGGNYPYEVLGRNALSREEPHIGPKVAGAILHHQDGHANPLRLLVSLAEDVRRLGGTVLNGKTVTGVSKPDAFKVQCSDGTVVTAGKVVLSAGLGAMELGPKLGFKAPVRPQRGQVLITEKMPKLINRPSLIARQVDEGGIQIGATNEEVGLNDGVTQPGLSGLAAEAIAAYPALARVQLVRSWGALRILSPDGLPIYQESPELPGAYLVTCHSGITLAAAHALFLPDWLEGTAAAPDLEVFSEERFPVS
- a CDS encoding TRAP transporter substrate-binding protein, whose product is MERRAFLKAGAMGAAAATLASPAIAQGKMQWKMVTAWPKNLPGPGVAAQMLADRITTLSGGRIEVKLFAAGELVPGRGVFDAVSEGTAELYHAVPAYWGSKSKGILLFGSQPFGLRADEQFGWLYHGGGQALYDEMYGRFGIKPFLCGNSGPQWGGWFKTEINSAEDLKGLKFRTTGLASEMASKLGMAAEATSGPAMFQGLQTGALDAGEFIGPWTDSALGYYQVAKNYYWPGVGEPSSAEECGVNANAFAGLPDDLKQVVSLACESLYNPVWTEYTTKHALALKKMVDEDGVQVKMFPEDVIAAMGAAAKEVIAELQEDEDELVRRITESFLAYRDSVGGYMSYADNGQMNARASVMGY
- a CDS encoding TRAP transporter large permease subunit, giving the protein MTAYLDLIMFAALMAAILMGFPVAFSIAGVAVIFAYLGWVLGVMDISLLGALGQRAFGLLSNEVLIAIPLFVLMGAILEKSRIAEELLDTMGRLFGQLKGGLGISVVLVGALLAASTGIVGATVVAMGMIALPAMLRAGYDPRVASGIVCTAGTLGQIIPPSTLLIILADVMSNAYQQAQYEQGKFSVEALSVGQFFAAALVPGLVLVLLYLLYILIRGLLRPQDMPSAPAGAVRPARAEIVRAVVPPVLLIFAVLGAILGGVATPTEAASVGGIGALLMAGARAGGPAPLILFGAAALILLGILSGVHPVRLQRSDLGAGDLAAGVFYALLAGAGGIAILAALRSGLQKRILHDAVTSTATMTAMIFATILAAGMFSLVFIGLGGEERVAHFLGSMPGGPTGALLFCMLFIFVLGFFLDFVEISVIVLPLVTPALILMGHDPVWLGILIAINLQTSFLTPPFGFSLFYLRGAAPKEVTTRQIYQGVVPFIGLQAAGVLLVWLFPGLATWLPAAIF
- a CDS encoding TRAP transporter large permease, which encodes MIEIALLAIAVLVLTLTLGVPLPYCFGAALMIMYFLGDVTMKGMMLWGSQQLGNPVLLAIPLFVLAGTIMSASGIAASLLNFVNAFIGHVRGGLGVVAAVSCAIIGAISGSGLTGIAAIGPLLIPEMEKRGYPREYATALIANSSILGLLIPPSVTMIVYGWVTDTSILACFLATLGPGLLIMFNFSAMNLWMSRKFNLVLDDAPTFSQLAGDVAKKGFNATPALLMPVIILGGIYGGIMTPTEAAALSVIYALPVGFFIYKGLKWDSFLEAGKEAATAVGAIMVMILFSMILSQMFVYEAIPQKMVSAIFEVTENKVLLLIFINILLFLVGMVVNDVTAIILIAPLLLPLMQAIGVSPVQFAAIMGVNTAMGGVTPPYASILYLGARIGNVKVTKVIPPAMILILTGYVPVVFLTSLWPDLSLFLPRFFGY
- a CDS encoding GntR family transcriptional regulator codes for the protein MTDKQRHSWVSIRDSIREMILNSTYGPGDKLPRDEEFAARFGCARSTVHRAMRDLAQSGLVERRRKGGTMVRRDPVTRATLNIPITRLEVEQKGSTYGYQLIRQSVQPSSPAIMANFALPEARPMLRVEALHLADSRPYIFEDRWICLETVPEITSVDLTRESANEWLVRNRPYSRCDLRLYARPGTDSDSGILQSKPGDALFVMERTTWIGEAPITSLSAVAHPGYQLFTQG